One part of the Glycine max cultivar Williams 82 chromosome 14, Glycine_max_v4.0, whole genome shotgun sequence genome encodes these proteins:
- the LOC100783373 gene encoding uncharacterized protein LOC100783373, with product MAFPQHHFQRHYQSQQQQQQQQQQQQQQPQTKNFRNLQTIDGQMSQQVAFYNPTDLQEQSQHPPYIPPFHVVGFAPGPVPPADGSDGGVDLQLQWNYGLEPERKRLKEQDFLENNSQISSVDFLQPRSVSTGLGLSLDNTHLTSTGDSALLSLIGDDIKCELQQQDVEIDRFLKVQGERLRQAVLEKVQATQLQSVSLIEDKVLQKLREKEAEVESINKRNMELEDRMEQLTVEAGTWQQRARYNENMISALKFNLQQAYVQSRDSKEGCGDSEVDDTASCCNGRSLDFHLLSRENTDMKEMMTCKACRVNEVTMVLLPCKHLCLCKDCESKLSFCPLCQSSKFIGMEVYM from the exons ATGGCTTTCCCTCAGCACCACTTCCAACGGCACTACCAAagccagcagcaacaacaacaacaacaacaacaacaacaacagcagccacAAACCAAAAACTTCAG AAATCTGCAAACAATCGATGGTCAGATGTCACAGCAGGTGGCGTTTTACAACCCCACTGATTTGCAAGAGCAGTCCCAACATCCACCCTATATTCCTCCGT TTCATGTTGTTGGGTTTGCTCCGGGTCCTGTTCCTCCTGCTGATGGCAGTGATGGTGGAGTGGATTTGCAATTGCAATGGAATTATGGTTTGGAGCCAGAGAGGAAGAGACTAAAAGAACAGGATTTTTTGGAGAACAATTCTCAGATATCTTCTGTTGATTTCCTTCAACCACGATCAGTGTCGACTGGGTTGGGCTTGTCACTAGACAATACTCACCTGACATCCACCGGAGACTCAGCTTTGTTGTCACTCATCGGTGATGACATCAAGTGTGAGTTGCAGCAGCAGGATGTAGAGATAGATAGATTTCTCAAAGTGCAG GGTGAACGTTTGCGGCAAGCAGTCTTGGAGAAGGTTCAGGCAACACAGCTTCAGAGTGTCTCACTCATCGAAGACAAAGTCCTTCAGAAACTTCGTGAGAAAGAAGCTGAGGTAGAAAGCATCAACAAGAGGAACATGGAACTCGAAGATCGAATGGAGCAGTTGACTGTGGAAGCTGGTACATGGCAACAGCGAGCAAgatataatgaaaatatgatttctGCTCTCAAGTTCAACCTTCAGCAAGCATATGTCCAAAGCAGAGATAGTAAAGAAGGATGTGGTGACAGTGAGGTCGACGATACAGCTTCTTGCTGCAATGGCCGTTCCCTTGATTTTCATCTGCTTTCGAGGGAGAATACCGACATGAAAGAGATGATGACATGCAAGGCTTGCAGAGTCAATGAAGTGACCATGGTTTTGTTACCTTGTAAGCATCTTTGCCTCTGTAAAGATTGTGAAAGCAAGCTTAGTTTCTGTCCTCTATGTCAATCCTCCAAATTTATCGGCATGGAGGTCTACATGTAA
- the LOC100785332 gene encoding transcription factor ALC isoform X1 — MAGDIGRALPPPDSEEFSTLFNQLLHNSPPLGMDPNHSPSDFTPHNTTININSNNNNNTVPSSPSNFNFSDPHHYIPASDATTFKQHNINHNNNHTPDFTSSHVEKSVEASKPVPPPRSSSKRSRAAEFHNLSEKRRRSRINEKMKALQNLIPNSNKTDKASMLDEAIEYLKQLQLQVQMLMMRNGLSLHPMSLPGGLRPMIMPQTGLNLDGSNGFQNSTCAIASSSNDESLVRHAFSFPKQCSISNKSIGVPSVKNIATSDTSSTFHPSIKDALYGNMPQPFMDTTKIGKPSPDVS, encoded by the exons ATGGCTGGAGATATAGGGAGAGCCTTGCCTCCTCCTGATTCAGAAGAATTCTCAACCTTGTTCAACCAACTCCTCCACAATTCTCCCCCACTAGGAATGGACCCCAATCATTCACCTTCTGATTTCACCCCACACAACACCACCATCAAcatcaacagcaacaacaacaacaacactgtTCCTTCCTCTccctcaaatttcaatttctctgaCCCCCATCATTACATCCCTGCCTCTGATGCCACCACCTTCAAGCAACACAACATCAACCACAACAACAATCACACCCCTGATTTCACTTCTTCTCATGTTGAG AAGAGTGTGGAGGCATCGAAACCTGTCCCACCACCACGTTCTTCGTCAAAGAGGAGTAGAGCTGCAGAGTTCCATAATTTGTCTGAAAAG AGAAGGAGGAGTAGGATTAACGAGAAAATGAAAGCCTTACagaatttaattccaaattccaACAAG ACAGACAAAGCTTCAATGCTAGATGAGGCCATAGAATATTTAAAGCAGCTCCAGCTTCAAGTGCAA ATGTTAATGATGAGAAATGGTTTGAGCTTGCATCCAATGTCTTTGCCAGGAGGACTAAGACCTATGATAATGCCTCAGACTGGATTGAATCTTGATGGGAGTAATGGATTTCAGAATTCTACCTGTGCAATTGCCTCATCTTCAAATGATGAAAGCTTGGTGCGGCATGCCTTTAGTTTTCCAAAGCAATGCAGCATCTCAAATAAGTCTATTGGTGTACCCTCCGTGAAAAACATAGCAACTTCGGATACCTCATCCACTTTTCATCCCTCTATTAAG GATGCACTCTACGGCAACATGCCACAACCGTTTATGGATACAACAAAGATTGGAAAACCCTCTCCAGACGTGTCTTAA
- the LOC100785332 gene encoding transcription factor ALC isoform X2, giving the protein MAGDIGRALPPPDSEEFSTLFNQLLHNSPPLGMDPNHSPSDFTPHNTTININSNNNNNTVPSSPSNFNFSDPHHYIPASDATTFKQHNINHNNNHTPDFTSSHVESVEASKPVPPPRSSSKRSRAAEFHNLSEKRRRSRINEKMKALQNLIPNSNKTDKASMLDEAIEYLKQLQLQVQMLMMRNGLSLHPMSLPGGLRPMIMPQTGLNLDGSNGFQNSTCAIASSSNDESLVRHAFSFPKQCSISNKSIGVPSVKNIATSDTSSTFHPSIKDALYGNMPQPFMDTTKIGKPSPDVS; this is encoded by the exons ATGGCTGGAGATATAGGGAGAGCCTTGCCTCCTCCTGATTCAGAAGAATTCTCAACCTTGTTCAACCAACTCCTCCACAATTCTCCCCCACTAGGAATGGACCCCAATCATTCACCTTCTGATTTCACCCCACACAACACCACCATCAAcatcaacagcaacaacaacaacaacactgtTCCTTCCTCTccctcaaatttcaatttctctgaCCCCCATCATTACATCCCTGCCTCTGATGCCACCACCTTCAAGCAACACAACATCAACCACAACAACAATCACACCCCTGATTTCACTTCTTCTCATGTTGAG AGTGTGGAGGCATCGAAACCTGTCCCACCACCACGTTCTTCGTCAAAGAGGAGTAGAGCTGCAGAGTTCCATAATTTGTCTGAAAAG AGAAGGAGGAGTAGGATTAACGAGAAAATGAAAGCCTTACagaatttaattccaaattccaACAAG ACAGACAAAGCTTCAATGCTAGATGAGGCCATAGAATATTTAAAGCAGCTCCAGCTTCAAGTGCAA ATGTTAATGATGAGAAATGGTTTGAGCTTGCATCCAATGTCTTTGCCAGGAGGACTAAGACCTATGATAATGCCTCAGACTGGATTGAATCTTGATGGGAGTAATGGATTTCAGAATTCTACCTGTGCAATTGCCTCATCTTCAAATGATGAAAGCTTGGTGCGGCATGCCTTTAGTTTTCCAAAGCAATGCAGCATCTCAAATAAGTCTATTGGTGTACCCTCCGTGAAAAACATAGCAACTTCGGATACCTCATCCACTTTTCATCCCTCTATTAAG GATGCACTCTACGGCAACATGCCACAACCGTTTATGGATACAACAAAGATTGGAAAACCCTCTCCAGACGTGTCTTAA
- the LOC100785871 gene encoding NAC domain-containing protein 71 — MEDRAHAALPPGYRFYPSEEVLVGYYLTKKNENREEGFYGSDLIRELDLYDHDPFELPDAACFSYGYKGRKKHWFCYAKETKRRNRKRKVKSGFWLRKGRVRDICDNRDDVVLATMTRFVFYVGNSLKNAARTDWILYEYALVDRVLASFVLCRVVSKPPHQNSPSEIGLSCCAEESVGVAVRQVGVQCDGCAESDVVEAKVCDDGFVNRENEIAENPIRCGGEHGDPAAPVSVAPGSQPERLSGLPSGSALFVEAMTSQQLMLSIQEEDFIELNDIA; from the exons ATGGAAGACCGCGCGCATGCTGCACTTCCTCCCGGTTACCGGTTCTACCCTTCCGAAGAGGTTCTCGTCGGTTATTACTTAACCAAGAAGAACGAGAACCGGGAGGAGGGTTTCTACGGTTCTGATTTGATCAGAGAACTTGACCTCTACGATCACGACCCCTTCGAATTACCGGACGCTGCGTGCTTTTCGTACGGTTACAAAGGGAGGAAGAAGCATTGGTTTTGTTACGCTAAAGAGACGAAACGcagaaacagaaaaagaaaggtGAAAAGCGGGTTCTGGCTCCGAAAGGGAAGGGTTCGGGATATTTGCGACAACCGCGACGACGTCGTTTTGGCCACGATGACGCGTTTCGTCTTCTACGTCGGCAATTCCCTGAAAAACGCTGCCAGAACCGATTGGATTTTGTACGAATATGCATTAGTTGACCGCGTTCTG GCTTCATTCGTGCTTTGCCGTGTGGTGAGTAAGCCTCCTCATCAGAATAGTCCGTCGGAGATTGGTCTGAGTTGTTGTGCTGAGGAGAGCGTTGGGGTGGCGGTGCGTCAGGTTGGTGTTCAGTGTGATGGATGTGCCGAAAGTGATGTTGTTGAAGCTAAGGTGTGCGATGATGGCTTTGTTAATAGAGAGAATGAGATTGCTGAGAATCCAATTAGGTGTGGTGGTGAGCATGGTGATCCAGCTGCACCTGTTTCAGTTGCTCCTGGAAGTCAGCCG GAAAGGCTTTCTGGACTTCCCAGTGGCAGTGCATTGTTTGTAGAAGCTATGACATCTCAGCAACTTATGCTTTCCATTCAAGAGGAGGATTTCATAGAATTGAATGATATTGCATGA